One stretch of Pseudoramibacter sp. DNA includes these proteins:
- a CDS encoding cysteine hydrolase family protein: MRRILIVIDMQNDFIDGALGTKEAQAIVPKVADKIVTYPREDVYATRDTHPENYLDTQEGQYLPVLHCVKGTKGWQLCGAVAPLIPQDHIFDKPTFGSAALAEAVKQMAEKEALEIELVGLCTDICVVSNALMLKAVLPETKISVDPACCAGVTPAKHKAALETMRSCQIQGI; the protein is encoded by the coding sequence ATGCGCAGAATCTTAATCGTCATCGACATGCAGAACGACTTTATCGACGGGGCGCTGGGCACCAAAGAAGCCCAGGCCATCGTCCCGAAAGTGGCGGACAAAATCGTCACCTATCCCCGGGAAGATGTGTACGCCACCCGGGACACCCACCCGGAAAATTATCTCGACACCCAGGAAGGGCAGTACCTGCCGGTGCTCCACTGCGTCAAAGGCACAAAGGGCTGGCAGCTCTGCGGCGCCGTGGCGCCCCTGATCCCCCAAGACCATATTTTCGACAAGCCGACCTTCGGCTCCGCCGCTCTGGCCGAAGCGGTGAAACAAATGGCTGAAAAAGAAGCGTTAGAGATCGAACTCGTGGGGCTGTGCACCGACATCTGCGTCGTGTCCAATGCCCTCATGCTCAAGGCCGTGCTGCCGGAAACGAAAATCTCCGTGGACCCGGCCTGCTGCGCCGGCGTGACCCCGGCCAAACACAAAGCCGCGCTGGAAACCATGCGGTCGTGTCAGATTCAGGGGATTTAA